The DNA segment CGCCTCGGGCGGGGTGACCGTGGCGCAGGCAGAGGCCCTGATCACGCCGCCGGCAGTCACCGATGTCGTCCCGCTGCCCGCCGACGACGTGAACGGCGTCTCGCTCGGCTTCCTCACCCAGGCACTGTCGCTGGGCGGCTCGATCGCCTCGATGGGCCTGGGCCGGCTCATTCCGAAAGCCCGCCGATCATGGAAGCGCGGCGTCCTGCACCTCTCCCTGCTGATCCTGTACGCGATCGGTTCCGCTGCCGCCGTGCTCTGGTCGATGAGCTGGTTCAACGTCGGCGAGGGCGCGAACGCCGTGGAGATGATGCTGATCTTCTCGCTGATCTCGCTGGCGATCACCGGCTCCACGGCCGGCGCGGTCGCCCTGATCGGACCGGCCGGCGCGCTCGTCGGCATCTTCTACTTCACGATCGGCACGGTGATCTCCGGCGCCAGCATCCTGCCGGAGTTCCTGCCCACCTTCGGACGCCGGCTCGGCGAGAATCTGCCGACCGGCGCCGGCGTGCAGGCGGTCCGCGACAACCTCTACTTCCCGGACGCCGCGATCGGCAGCCACCTGCTGGTCCTGGCGCTCTACGCGACGATCGGCTGCCTCGTCGTCCTGATCACCAACATCCTGCCGAACCGGAAGAACGCCACCTCCGAGCTCAGTCTCGGAAATGCTCCCTCCACGCCCTCATGAACCGCGGGGCACGGTCGATCCGTACTTGACTTGAAGTATCAAGTGCAGGGGAGAAAGCATGCCGGTTCGTACGCGCGTCACCGTTCCGCTCGAGTTCGCCGACGGCTACAGCACCACGGCCGAGGTGATCACCTTCACCGGCCTCGCCGACGGCAAGGAGCACCTGGCGCTCGCGCTCGGCTCCGTGACCGCCGGGGATGTCCCGCTGGTCCGGATGCACTCGGAGTGCATGACCGGCGACGTCTTCGGCTCGCAGCGCTGCGACTGCGGACCGCAGCTGCGCGAAGCCGTCGAGCGGATCGCCACCACCGGCGGCTACCTCCTCTACCTTCGCCAGGAAGGGCGGGGCATCGGGCTCTACGCGAAGCTCGACGCGTACGCGCTTCAGGACCTCGGCATGGACACGTACGAGGCGAACCGGGCGCTCGGGCACGCCGATGACGAGCGGGACTACACGGCTGCCGCGCAGATGCTCGCCACGCTCGGCGCTGACGAGATCGATCTGCTGACCAACAATCCGGACAAATCGCAGCAGTTGCGGGACCTTGGCATCTCGGTGCGGTCGGTTCGGGCTACGGGGGTGCACGCTTCGTCGGCTAATGTCCGGTATCTGCAGGCCAAGGTGGCGCATACTCAGCACACGATCG comes from the Actinoplanes sp. OR16 genome and includes:
- the ribA gene encoding GTP cyclohydrolase II, yielding MPVRTRVTVPLEFADGYSTTAEVITFTGLADGKEHLALALGSVTAGDVPLVRMHSECMTGDVFGSQRCDCGPQLREAVERIATTGGYLLYLRQEGRGIGLYAKLDAYALQDLGMDTYEANRALGHADDERDYTAAAQMLATLGADEIDLLTNNPDKSQQLRDLGISVRSVRATGVHASSANVRYLQAKVAHTQHTIELAS